DNA sequence from the Podospora pseudocomata strain CBS 415.72m chromosome 2 map unlocalized CBS415.72m_2.2, whole genome shotgun sequence genome:
GGCTGAAAGGATCGAATCGTGGACTGGCCAGGTCGCTGGGATGAAAGGTTCATGCAGGATCTGGAGGAGTGTTGGGTCAAACGAGGAGAGCCAGGCAGGTCGAGGGGGGGCGGTAGCTTATAAGTGCCATATCAGTCCCAGTGGTTGAATTGCAGCCTTGCAAGTGGAAGACCCCACCATAAGTTGAGATTGGAGCTCGGTGATTGGCTCATGCTTTGACCCCTCCAGCCAGTGCCGCCTGCCAAGATCAGACTGTGGTCTGTGCGCTGGGACCTTGCATGGCAGTTGAACGGAAAAACTTTCGACTCCATGGAGCGCATTCGACCGACGAGAGGAAGCGATTGACTGCCGCCAAAGGACCCTTGAGGCTATCTCGACCGGGCGAGACCACCTACTAGAACCGAATGTCAGGAGGAGTTGTTCCATAGGTTAGTTCCCCCGCCGCCACAGCACCTCCCTGGTACTATGAACCAACCAGTCCGGCCTCCTAATTCTCTCAACAGCGCACATGAATTCGCTACGACTCCATTCTGCCTTCGGGCTCCTGCTCCGacctgccgccgctgccccgGTTGGTGTTTCGACCGCTGTCCACGGACTTAGAGCCTTCTCTGCGACGACATCCTCACAATCCGCCGAAGCCGCCCCATCACCtgtcccaaaacccaagacaTGGATCCCGAATCCTACACCATTCGTCCCCAATGTCCagaccttcctcaccctAATCGGCCGCGATCTTAAATCACACGCCTCCAAATTTCCCTCATGGGATTCACTTTTCAGCTTAAGTTCTGAACAACTGAGGGAGCTCGGTGTGGAACCACCACGCTCACGGCGGTATCTGCTAAGGTGGCGGGACAAGTTTGCGAGGGGAGAGTACGGCATTGGTGGTGACTTGAAGTATGTCAAGGGCGGCAAAGCTATTttgaagctggtggagaaggtcaagagCCCAGAGTTGAGGTTACGATATGTGGTCAACGTGCCTGAAGGCAAGGAGGTGGAAGATCTCCCGCTCAGCCAACAGGTCAGGGCGAAGGGTTTCAAAGTCAGGGGTGTCGACAAGATCACAGGTCCATATGTTCTACCACTGAAGGGCGGTAGGGCAGCTGTGCTCAAGGTGACGGAGGGCATGTGGGAAGACAAGAGAGGACACAAGGTGGATGGCGGTGAGAGAAGACGGGCCGAGGTCCGCTTCAAGCGGGGTGTTGCCGAGCGGAAGGCCCGGAGAGAGGCTCAGGGTCTCTATTAAGAGTATCGCTCTCTTGATGGCGCATCTGGACGGGTAGCCTGAGAGATGATCTCGTCACAATTGTAAAACTTGTACATTAATAGAATTGGACATTCTATACCCAACCGCCAGCGGCCTGTCTCTGTAGGATATCTCCACCGTCAACTCGGATCCTGACGGAGCTTGATATATTGGTCTAGCAGCTGGTGACTGATGATGGGAACGAGTACGAGTATCGCAATCTGGGTAAGGGTTGTGAATGCAACAGGATATGGGAACAGGAGTGCGATCTTCCATTCCAGCATTTTGGCAAAAGAGCTTTCGACAGCACCTTCCGCATTCGAACCACGGGGGACGCGAATGCTTGGTGGTCGGTGTCCGACTTTCCACTGCATTGTCAGCCTTTACTAATGGGTCATGGAGGGGCCTTGGGACCCCAATTAACTCAAACAGGAACCACACTGCAACCTTAGGTCCAAAAACACGCCCAATTCACCAGTCTTCCAGGCTTCAGAATCAAAAAAAGACGCCGTGATGAGGCCGAACACGAAATGACTGGTAGAACATCCatgagggggatgagaaCACTTAAATCCTAGCGGCCGCACCAGCAGGGCTGAGCAGAGCTTTTGCGACCTGCGACTTACGCCAACACCAGGCAACGAGAAAATGCACCTTACATAAGAGAAGGGCTCGACCCGACCCCAACGGCAAGCACACTTACGCGGCCAGTCTTCGCTTTCCGACCTTGCTTCGTCGTCCACCATCGTCACCGTCGCTACCTTCTTTTGCTCGCCATGGCAGTCATTTACACTGACGTAACTTGTTGAGTCGTGGGGGGAAGGATGAACCCCGAGGGTTGCCAGCAGCAGacaggcagcagcagcagcacccagTCCCTCGACCGATCTCACAACCGCTCGCGCTCACTCTGGATCAGCAAAGCAAATGAATGAACCATCAATTGGGTTCCTCTTACGAGAGGGGGGGTATAGAAGAGAGTTTGGTCGGCCAGAAGGAACTTTGACCAACTGGGTTGGAAATCTGGTTGCCATCATTTCGAACGCCGCGGGCTAAACCTCTTCCGGATACATCTGCACGCCTTCTCGTCACTGCAACACAAAGTGGTATCGAGCTTCAGAACGGGccaggagaaagagagcaaGATGGACTGAGGTTTTTGGCGAGGTCATAGTCGGATCATGGAAAGTGCCACACACGGCAACGAGGCAACGATTTGCCCCTACGATACGACCAGACATGCCAATACATCGACACGCACCGATCAGGAAGGACGGAATAACCGGTCGAGGAGATTGCATTGTTTCCTCTGGGCTTCGAGAGGAGGACCAAACGGAGACCTTGAATCTGTTCGAACCGGCCTTGGGGCGaacgccaacaccacctgTTCTGGCCATGGACTTTCTTTCCCCCGTATACCTGCATATGGAGGTGTTAGGTCTATCCACGGAACCTCGGTCATCGCCAATTCTTTCGCCGCAGGATGCCCACTTTCAAGACACCTATGAGATCAGAGCTTTTCGGTGACCAGAAAGGTATGGTATATCACTCTTGAGGGTGTCTACTAAGCTACCCAGACCATGCGGAAGAAACTTGCTTCGGGGTACAATCCATCCGAGTGAGCTATTATTCATCTCGAGTTGATGAAGTGGTTACATCACAGCGAATACTACAGAGACGGCGAGTTTGGTGCTATCGCTCGAGGCTTGGGCCAGGACCATGCCTGTTGAGGCTGTGGATGCACCGGTACCTGATCTGAAAACAGGCGTTGTTGTTCTCGGAGGGTGTGGGCAAGCCTGCGAAGAAGCGGGATCGTGATTCGAACGGATCAACACACCCCTAAAGGCTACTCAACGGTGGACCATCATTTGTCCAGCACATCACCATCCGGGCCGTCGACTAGCAGGTTGTACGCAAAGCACAGCCCAGGCTCGACTTTGACGCGGGGACACGGCGGGGATTTTCTTCTTTCGGAGAAAGTTGACTCTTTTGCTGCTAAACTTGTATGTGCGGCTGAAAATCGAGCATCGTCAAAAGTCTCGGGGTTGAGAAGTCTAAGCCCCAAAGAGCAGAAACTCCACGCGGGGAGCAAGAGAGCGGGTGAATCGGGGAACGGACGGCCTTGGTTCGGGTGGCTTGTTGGGCATCTGCGGAAAACTGCCGCCGCAACCGTTGAAAGTTGCATTCACCCTCCTGCGCCGCCCCAGGTCTTGGCACTTATCGGCTGTCGCTACGCCGCTTCGGCTGCCCGTTCTCCTCGGACGGGAGACGGGAAGTttgaagaagaccaagacaCGGAGCAATGGTTCAGCTGTTCTGGTCTCTTCAGTCTTGGTGTGCTTGGAAGGTAGGCGGGCATATTCAAGATCGGTATTGACGGTATACAGCATGTAAGTGCTGGTAGCAAGCAACTTCTCATGGCACGTTACGTCGAGCATCCGGCCTGCTATCAATATCATTATCTCCAATATAGCATCCAATCAGATCCTCTTCACAACGCCgccattctcatcatcttgCTTGCTTGTGAACATGGTGTAAGTGCGGGGTGTCGTGCACAAGACAAGGGAGCCCTTGGCGCGTAGATAAATTTAGATAAGTTCCAGCTGAATCGGTTTAGTGTTGCTCCGTTTCAccttttttatttctttccCCGACCGAACATGTCTGTTGAGACAGAAATCCCGTGCCTCTGACAGATCACGGGTAAAGCGTTATTCGCTTCTGAATCATTTCCATGCGTGGTGATTGAGGAGCGGTCAAAAAACATGCCTCCACGTGAGCCCAAGCGAAGAAGAGAAGTCATTCACACGAGACCAGCGGGCCAATGGCGTGTCAAGGAGGTAGGTTGCTACCAATTGAAAACGCACCAATTCTCGTATCACCTGGGGGAGTGGCAGGGTAGCGCCTGCTGGGAGGGATGGCATTGTGTCAACCCCCCGTGCAGATACTGTATTGATATTGGATGGAACTGGTACCTACCTGGGAGTCAATCATTGGGATGAGTGGGATCGAAGACTGCCGCGACATAGTATTAGCTTCAAGAAGAGACCAAAAATCGCATCCAAATTGAACACTGCTTGACTAAAAAAACCGTAGAAACCCTCTCCAAGTGGCCACTGTAAcgcaaaaacaaaaaaaacaaaaagatcTAATTCAGGAAACATCACAACGTCGGCGGCGTCTCGGCCACACTGTCACCAGTTGTTTGCCAAGTTCGATTGGACGGGAAAGACTTCCAGCTGAAAGATACAACCTGAGCGGTCCGCTTCCCGAAAGTCAAACATTGTTTCTACATGGTCGCGGCAATGGGTCTCTTGTGTGTCTCGCGGGAGGGACGGTGGCtcatttttattttctttctcGGGCCCATTCAACCGGCCTCGGATGTATCTAGCATGAATTTATTCTGGATTTAGAAACCATCTGTCGATGATTCCATCTCTCTCAATAAAACAGATtggtcttctttttttttttttttttgcgaGACCCGAGCTATCCTATCCTATGctacccacccaccaactGCTTGGCCACGATGGCGATCATTTGGATGTCACGGCGGGGTTTCTCCGGCAATCCGTAGATAGATAC
Encoded proteins:
- the FYV4 gene encoding telomere length regulation protein (EggNog:ENOG503P28V; COG:S), with protein sequence MNSLRLHSAFGLLLRPAAAAPVGVSTAVHGLRAFSATTSSQSAEAAPSPVPKPKTWIPNPTPFVPNVQTFLTLIGRDLKSHASKFPSWDSLFSLSSEQLRELGVEPPRSRRYLLRWRDKFARGEYGIGGDLKYVKGGKAILKLVEKVKSPELRLRYVVNVPEGKEVEDLPLSQQVRAKGFKVRGVDKITGPYVLPLKGGRAAVLKVTEGMWEDKRGHKVDGGERRRAEVRFKRGVAERKARREAQGLY